The sequence below is a genomic window from Streptosporangium lutulentum.
CCCCCACGCGCGGAGTGTCGTCGCGGGTGTCGATCGCGCCGTCACCGCGGTCAAGCCGGGCTCGCGGGCCCTCCGGATCGACGTTCTCGGTCTGCGAAGCGCGCAGGCCGTCGTCCTGCACGACTATTGGCGGTCGCACCCCGAAACCAACCTCGACGTGGTGACCCTCAGGGTCAACGACCCTCACCTGGCGGCCGCCGCCGTCCAGGCAGGCGACATCGACGCCTCGTTCCGCGCCGTAACCGATCCGGCCACGCTGCCGCGCGACGTGCGAATGATCCACGCCTTCGACTCCCCGCTGGAACTCCTCGTCGGCCCCAGGCATCCGCTCGCCTCCGCACGAACACTGACGCCGCCCCGGCTGCGCAAGCTTCGGATCTGGGTGCCGGGGATCGTGCCCCGAAGCGAATGGGCGGAGTTCTACGATCAGCTCGCCACCGCCTTCGACCTCCGCATCGACGCGACAGGCCCGAACTTCGGCAACGAGGTACTCCTCGACGCCCTCGCGGACTCCGCCGACGTGGCCACCCTCGTCGGCTCACGCGACCGGTATCTCTGGCCGACGAACTACGACCTACGCCGCATCCCGATCGTGAACCCGACTCTCGCCTACCCGCTCTCCCTCATGCTCCCCAGAACGAATCCGCACCCGGGACTTCAGGCGATCATCAACCACTTCGCAAGCCTGACACCGCTCCCCGAGACGGCCTGGCTCCCGTCCTGGGCAACGACGCCACGCCGCAGCGCGGCCCCTCGCGAGCCGGCGAGTAAATGACTTGCGACAGGACGAGGTGAGCCCGCATAATCGTCGAAGCCGATCAGCAGGCGCCCGCTGCGCCTCGAACGAAGGGAGGGTGACCGTGGCTGCTTTCTTCATTCATGCCCATGAGTCCTTTCCCATCGGTTCTCGCTGACCTGATCGCCACACCGGTGGGCTTCTCGAATCGGAGAACCCGCAGTGCCAAAGTCCCCTGAACATCGTCGCCGCGGCAAGTACGCGCTCGATGACGACGATGTCGAGTGGCTCGACAACACCCCCGTGGACCTCGACGGGCCGCCGTCCGGCGACCGCTGGTCCACCTGGGATCTGAGCACCCCCACCGAGCGCGGCCCCCGGCCGCATCCCAAATGGCTCGTCACGGAGCTGGCGGCCGTCGACACCGAGCTCGGCATCCTGAAGACCGGCAAGGAGGCCGACGTCCATCTGCTCTCGCGAGGGGTCCCGGGCACCGACCGGGTCTGCCTGCTCGCCGCCAAGCGTTACCGTTCGGCCGAGCACCGGCTCTTCCACCGCGACGCCGGCTACCTGGAGGGCCGCGGCGAGCGGGACAGCCGGATCAGCCGGGCGATGGCCAGCCGGTCCCGGTTCGGCAAGCAGATGATCGCCGGGCAGTGGGCCAACGCCGAATTCCAGGCGCTGTGCCGGTTGTGGTCGCTGGGTGTGCCCGTGCCGTACCCGGTGCAGATCGTCGGCACCGAGATCCTCGAAGAGTTCGTCGGCACCCCCGACGGTTTCGCCGCGCCCCGCCTGGCCGCCGTCTCCGACGGTCTCCCCGGCCTGTGGGAGCAACTCGTCGAGGCGATGGTGACCCTGGCCCGCGAGGGCCTGGCCCATGGGGACCTGTCGCCCTACAACATCCTCGTCCACGAGGAACGGCTGGTCATCATCGACCTGCCGCAGATCGTGGACGTGGTGGCCCATCCCGTCGGCGCGGAGTTCCTCGACCGTGACGCCCGCAACGTCGCCACCTGGTTCGCCGCACACGGTGTGGCCTCGGCCGACACCGACTCGCTGGCCTCGCTACTGCGTGCCGAGGCCCGGCTGAGCTGACCGGCGCCCACCGGCGCCGAGCCGTATCCCCCGCTGCCGGGACGGGCAGCGGGGACCGGCGCCCCACCTCGGAGACGCCGGCTCATCGCGGAACCTCCGTCTCAGGAGACACCGGTGCCTCTCAAGACCTCCGTCCGCAGGAGACACCGGCCCACCCGCGGGAGACGCCACCCCGCTCCGGAGTGCGCCGGCCCGCCTCGGCCCCGGACCGCGTCAGAGGACGCCGGCCCTCATCAGGAGACACCGGCCTCCCGCATGTCTCGAACCTCGCGCTTGAGCTCCTTGATCTCATCGCGGAGCCGGGCGGCGACCTCGAACTGGAGGTCGGCGGCGGCCTGGTGCATCTGGTCGGTGAGCGACTCGACCAGCGCCTCCAGCTGGGCCCGGGGCATCTCCCCCGCGATCGCCTTGGCGTGCTGACCCACCTGCCTGACCGCGAAGCCGGGGACCGGGGCCTTGCCGCGCGACTGCTGACGGCCGCCGCCACCGAGGAGCTGGGCGGTGTCGGCGTCTTCCCGGTTGAGCGAGTCGAGAATGTCGGCGATCTTCTTCCGCAGCGGCTGCGGGTCGACGCCGTTGGCCTCGTTGTAGGCGACCTGCTTCGCCCGGCGGCGGTTGGTCTCGTCGATCGCCCGCTCCATGGAGGGGGTGATCCGGTCGGCGTACATGTGCACCTGGCCGGAGACGTTCCGGGCCGCGCGGCCGATGGTCTGGATCAGCGAGGTCTCCGAGCGGAGGAAGCCCTCCTTGTCCGCGTCGAGGATGGCGACCAGCGACACCTCGGGCAGGTCCAGGCCCTCACGGAGCAGGTTGATGCCGACCAGCACGTCGAACTCACCCATCCGCAGCTCGCGGAGGAGTTCGATACGGCGCAGGGTGTCGACCTCGCTGTGCAGGTAACGGACCCGGATGCCGAGCTCCAGCAGGTAGTCGGTGAGGTCTTCGGACATCTTCTTGGTCAGCGTGGTGACCAGGACCCGCTCGTCCTTCTCCGTGCGGGTCCGGATCTCGTGGACGAGATCGTCGATCTGGGACTTCGTGGGCTTGACGATCACCTCGGGGTCGACCAGACCGGTCGGCCGGATGACCTGCTCGACCACGTCGCCGTGGGTACGGCCCAGCTCGTAGGAGCCAGGGGTGGCCGACAGGTAGACGGTCTGACCGATCCGCTCCAGGAACTCCTCCCACTTCAGCGGGCGGTTGTCCATCGCCGACGGCAGGCGGAAGCCGTGTTCCACGAGCGTGCGCTTGCGGGAGGCGTCTCCTTCGTACATCGCGCCGATCTGCGGGACGGTCTGGTGCGACTCGTCCAGAACCAGCAGGAAGTCTTCGGGGAAGTAGTCGAGCAGGGTGTTGGGCGCGCTGCCGGGCTCACGGCCGTCCATGTGACGGGAGTAGTTCTCGATGCCGGAGCAAGTGCCGATCTGGCGCATCATCTCCAGGTCGTAGGTGGTGCGCATCCGCAGCCGCTGGGCCTCCAGGAGCTTGCCCTGCCGCTCCATCGTCTCCAGGCTCTCGGCCAGCTCCGCCTCGATGCCCCGGATGGCGCTGTCCATCCGCTCGGGGCCCGCGACGTAGTGGGAGGCGGGGAAGATGTAGAGCTCCTCATCCTCCGTGATCACCTCGCCGGTCAGCGGGTGCATGGTGGAGAGCTTCTCGATCTCGTCGCCGAACATCTCGATCCGCACGGCGAGCTCTTCGTACTTGGGAATGATCTCGATGGTGTCGCCGCGCACCCGGAAGGTGCCCCGGGTGAAGGCCAGGTCGTTGCGGGTGTACTGCATGTCGACCAGGCGGCGCAGCAACCTGTCGCGCTCAAGCTCCTCGCCCACCTTGAGCCGGAGCATGCGGTCGACGTACTCCTGGGGCGTGCCCAGACCGTAGATGCACGACACGGACGCCACCACGATCGTGTCGCGGCGGGTCAGCAGCGAGTTGGTCGCCGAGTGGCGGAGCCGCTCGACCTCGTCGTTGATCGAGGAGTCCTTCTCGATGTAGGTGTCGCTCTGCGGGACGTACGCCTCGGGCTGGTAATAGTCGTAGTACGAGACGAAATACTCGACCGCGTTGTTGGGCATCATCTCGCGCAACTCGTTGGCGAACTGCGCGGCGAGCGTCTTGTTGGGCTGCATGACCAGGGTCGGCCGCTGAAGCCGCTCGATCAGCCAGGCGATCGAGGCGGTCTTGCCCGTGCCCGTGGCGCCCAGCAGGACGTTGTCCTTGTCACCCGCCTTGACGCGCCGCTCGAGCTCGGCGATCGCCGTCGGCTGATCGCCCGAGGGGGTCATGTCGGTGATGACCTCGAAGGGGGCCACCTTGCGCTGCAAATCTGTTACCGGCCTCACCTGCTCCACTGTAGGCGGAGCCACCGACAATCCTTCTCCGGTCGCCCGGCCCGCACCCGGGCGGCCACCGGTCACCCCTCCCGTCCCACGGCCCTCGGCCGTACGGCGGGCGAACCGCGCCGCCCACCGTCCCACGGCCCTCGGCCGTGCGGCGGGCGAACGCGCCGTCCTCCGGTCCGTCCGCCCTCGACGGCGCGGCCTCCGGTCGCGAACCCCCGGTCGCACGGTCGCCGGCCCTGCTGCCGGGGGGAACCGTGCGGCCTTCAATCGTGCGTCAAGCGAACCGCAAGCGTGATGTCCTTGACTGTTCCGCGCGCCAACGATCACCAAGCGTGATATATCCGCCTTTTGGCCTATGACCATCCGGAGGTTTGATGTCCCGACCGAGAGAAGCCATGCAGGCCACGCTGGCCGCTGCCCAGGCGATAGGACAGGGCGGTGACGCGCGGCAGGTCATCGGGCAGGCGGTGGGGCAGATCGCCGGCCAGGTCGCCGGCGAGAAGGGGTTCTCACTCAACACCTCGGACTTCATGGCCGCCCGCGACCAGGGCGTGTCCCTGGCCACCTCCATCGAGGCCCGCAGCGCGTCGCTGAACGAGGCCGGTGAGATCATCAACCGCAGTTTCACCGGCAAGGGCCCGAACGGCGAGCCGGTTCACGTGATCTCACCGGTGGTGATCCCCAAGGACACCACGGCCCGGATCGTCCTCCCCCTGGTCGGGCTGGCGGCGCTCGGCCTGGTCGGTCTGGTCGCCACCGGGCTGCCCGACGGCGCGCGGGTGCTGTTCGGCCCCCACTACTGGGTCGTGCTGCTGCTGGCCGCGGGTTTCCTGTGGTGGCGGCGGAGCGTGGTCATGGTGCCCGAGGGCTGCAGGGCCCTGATCACCAAGTTCGGCAAGCTCGTGCAGATCGCCGAGCCCGGCCGGGTGACGCTGTTCAACCCGTGGAAGCGGGTCAGCTACATCGTCAACACCACCCGCGAGTACCCCTTCAACGCGCCCATCCGTGAGGCCCCGACCCAGCAGGGCGTCAAGGCCAGCGTCGACCTGTTCCTGCAGTTCCGGATCGAGGACCCGGCCGAGTTCATCTTCGTGCTCGGCTCGGTCGGCGGCTTCCAGGCCAAGCTGCAGAACGCGATCAGCGAGGTCACCCGCTCCCTCATCTACGCCCAGCGCGCCGAGGAGATCTACGACCTGGTCGGCGAGAGCACCATGGGCATGCTGGACAACCTCAACCAGCAGTTCCTGCCCGCCGTACGGCTCACCGACGTGAACATCACGCATGCCGAGCCGACCAGCCAGGAGTACCGGATGGACCTGGCCGCCCCCGAGATGATCAGGGTGGCCAAGGAGGCGTACACCTACGAGTACGAACTCCAGCTGCGCAAGGAGCAGAACGAGGGCGACCTGATCAAGGAGCTCGCCGGTCTGCAGGAGCAGCTGTCGGCCATCCACGCCGAGATCGCCGGATACCAGGCCCGGATGGACACCGCGCTGGAGCGCGCGTCCCACCAGGCGAAGGCCCAGGGAGGCCAGCGGCTGGTGGAGGCCGAGTCCACCGCCAAGGCGAACGCGGCCCTCCTGGAGGCTCAGGCCCTGGACATCCGGGCTCTGAGCGCGGCCGAGGCGCCGGAGATCCTGGACTACCGCTTCGAGCAGGACCTGCTCGACAAGCTCGAATCCGTGGCCTCCCACATGCCCCGGCTGGTGCAGATCGGCGAGACCGCCGACATCGACCTGCTCGCCCTGGCCAAGCAGATGGTCGGCAGCCACGAGAAGCAGCTGTTCTCCGACACGGACATGGCCGCGATCAGGGACCGGATCACCCAGATCGGCAGGCGTGTCGCGGACCGGGAAGCGGAGATCACCGCTCTCCTGCACCCCGTCTCCGAGACCGTGGCGCCCCCCGCGGAAGCGAAGGCGTGAGATGAGCGGTCCGCGAGGAACGAACGGCCCCGTAACGAACGAGGAGCGGTGAACGCGTGAGCAACAGAGAGTTCTCCAAGATCAAGGAATCCCTGGCCTCGTGGTCGGAGATCCGCCAGTTGCTGCGCGGCGGCGAGTCCGGCCAGCTCGTCCCGGTGGTGATCCCCAAGGATCGCCGCGGCTTCGCCTGGGTGGCCCTGCTGTTCCTCTCCCTCTATCTGGTGGGCACCGCGGTGCTGGCCGACGGGATGCTCTCCGGTCTCGCCGCGATCGGCGCGGTGGTCTTCCTCGTCGCGGCGCTGGTCTGGATGTGGCGCCGGGCGATCATCGAGATCGAGGAGGGCACCACCGGCGTGCGCAGCCGGTGGGGGGCGATCGTCGGCGTCCTGCCCCCGGGACGCCACTACCTGTGGCTGCCGTGGGACCGGGTGGACGCGGTGGTGGACACCTCCACCGAGATCCCCTACTCCGCCCCGATCGTGGCCTGCCCCACCGCGGAGAACGTGCCGCTGAAGTCCATCGAGTTCTTCCTGAAGTTCCGCATCGTCGACCCGGTGGCCTTCGTCCGGACGATCGGAGCGGGCAACTTCGACCTCGTGCTCAGCAGCGCCGTACAGGACGCCATCCGCCAGCGCAGCCGCCAGGTCAACACCGAGCGGGCCTACGACCTGCGGGGGTCCGACGTGGGCGACATGCAGGAGCTCCTGACCCGCCAGCTCGGCCGGTACGGCGTGCGGATCACCGGCGCCAACATCCCCGACGTGCAGCTGCCCGACCAGTACCAGCAGCACCTGGCCACCCGTGAGAAGGTCGCCAAGGAGCTGTCGGCCTTCGAACGCGAGTGGGAGCTCACCCGCAAGCGGCGGATCGACACCCTCCTGATGGAGATAGAGCGCTCCAAGAAAACGCGTGACGCACGTATCGTCGAGGTGAGAGCGGCCGCCAACACCGCGCGTAAGGACGTCGCCCGCATGCTGGAGGAGCACGAGACCGAGGCCCAGCGAGTGCGCTGGGAGATCGAGGCCAAGGGACGGGCGGAGCTCACCTCCGCCTCGAACGAGGCGAAGGGGCTGCGCCATCTGGCCGACTCCTACCGCGACAACCGCGCCGTGCTCGAATACGAGCTGGCCCGCCGCCGGCTGGATGTGGGCGCCAAGCTCGCCGAGAGCGCCCCGCGACCCGTCGTCGTCCGCACCAGCGGCGCGTCCGGCGAGACCAGCGCGCTGTCCACCCTGCTCCTGGCCCAGATCCTGCCTCAGCTCGGCAGCGGGAACGGCCACGTCAAACCGGTCGTTGAACCCAACTGAAAACCTTCTATCCCCTGGGAGTCCCCCGATGGTGTTCCGTAAGCTGATGGCCGCGTTCGGCGCCGGCGTCGAGGTCGACACGGTGTTGCAAAACTCCAACGTCCGCCCGGGCGAGGTCCTGCGCGGGCAGGTCAACTTCCGCGGCGGCGGCTCCGACTACAAGGTCGAGGGCATCTTCATCGACTTCACCGCGGTCGTCGAGGTCGAGAGCGGCGACAACGAGTACAAGTCGACGTACAGCTTCCTGCGCCAGCAGGTCAGCGGGCCCTTCCAGCTCGCCTCGGGCGCCCCCCAGTCGACTCCCTTCGAGATCCCCGTCCCCTGGGAGACCCCGATCAGCGCCATCGGCGGCCACCCGCTGCGCGGCATGCAGCTCGGCGTCGCCACCGAGCTCGCCCTGGCCGGCGCGCTCGACAAGGGCGACCGCGATCCGCTGTTCGTCAACCCCCTGCCCGCCCAGGACCACGTGCTCGGCGCGCTGGACAACATGGGCTTCCGCTTCAAGAAGGCCGACCTGGAGCGCGGCACACTGCACGGCTCGCAGATGCCGTTCTTCCAGGAGATCGAGTACTACGCGGGCCGCGAGTACACCCGCCACTTCAACGAGCTGGAGCTGACCTTCATCGCCGGTCCGCACGCGCTGGACGTCATCCTGGAGGCCGACAAGCGCGGCGGCTTCATGAGCTCCAGCCACGACTCCTACAACCGGTTCACGGTCCGCTACAACGACCACCCGGGCCAGGTGGAGCAGTCGCTCCGCGCGGGCCTGCAGGCCATGGCCCAGAAGCGTGGCTGGTTCTGACCCTCTCCCCTTAGTACGAGCACGGCCGCGCCCCGGTCGCCGTCACGGCGGCCGGGGCGTCGCGCGTCTCCCCCCGCGACCGTGCCGCGGGCGGGGCGAGGCCGGGATCCGCACCGCCCCGGCACACCCCGCGCGTCTCGCCGGGTGGCTCCGCACCGGTTTCGGGCACGGGAAGCGCTCCCACCGGTCGACCACCCGCGTGAAAAGGTCCTTGAAAGGGTAAAACGATTCCCAAGGCGAGGCATGGAGTATGCCGGGGTCCGGATCTACGATGACGACGTGACCATGACAGCGGGGGCTGACTGTCGACTGGACGGGCGGAGCTTACGTGGGGCGGATTGCACGGTTCGGAGCATGGCTCGGTAAGAACGTCGACGGTTTCATCGCGCTGCTCCTCGCCGTGGGCGTCGGCGTGGTGGGGCTGGTGGACGACCAGATCGACGAGGCCCTCAAAAAACAGGTGATCGAGGGCGGGACCCTCCTCGTGCTGGCGTTGCTGGCCACCGCCATCCTGCGGGACCGATGGCGGCAGGAGCCGGTCGAGACGGCGATCCGGAAGAGCTTCACCAGCGCCGCCTCGATTCCCGGCCGGCTGGAGCGGCTGGAGGGCGTGGTCGGCGAGGCGGGGAAGGCGTTGCAGGACCTGTCGGTCGTGCATGTGCTCAACGGCGCCGAGGAGATCGCCAAGGCGCATTCCGAGGGCCGCAGGGAGACCGACCGCTGGATCTTCAAGGGCGGCACCGGCACCTACTTCCGAGCGGTGACGCTGCCCGAGTGCGTCGCGGCGGCCCGCAAGGAGCGGCGAGCGCTGCTGATGCGCCTGGAGATCCTCGACCCGAGCGACGAGCGGGTCTGCGAGGCCTACGCCCGCTTCCGGCGGTCGATGTCGCAGGAGCCGGACGGCACGGGAGAGATCTGGACGCCCCAGCGCACCCGCAAGGAGGCCTACAGCACCATCCTCGCCGGCTGCTGGTACCACCAGCGGTTCGGCCTGCTGGAGATCCACATCGGGCTGTCGGCCACGATGACCACGTTCCGCTGGGACCTCTCGTCGGCATCACTGATCATCACGGGGGAGGATCCCCGGCGGGCGCTTCTGGCGCGCAGGGGATCCTTCTACTACGACAGCTGCACCACCGAGCTGATGACCAGCCTGGAACAGGCCAAGCGGGTGCCGATCGAATTGGGCAGATCGGTCCCGCTCAGCGACGAGCCCACGATCGAGGAGGTGCGCAGGCTGTTCGAGACCCTCGGCCTGCCCCTCCCCCGCTCCTACACCGACAGGGACATCGGCGACCTCACACGAAAGGCGCTTCGGGCGAAGAACCCATACCTGTGATGAGATACCAAGATCTGCACAATGAGATGATCAACGGTACGGCGCGCGGCTCCCTTCCCGGATGGGCGGGACAGGTTCTCAGGGCCATCGGCTCCGGCGACTCGCCGATCACCGCCGTCCGCCATCCGCTGGGCTTCCTCTGCCTGCCGCTGGAGCGGACCGAGGAGTACGGCGTGTGCGTGCACGTCTGGTCCGGCGCGCTTCCGCACGCCTCCTCCACCACCTCGCAGATCCACTGTCACAGCTGGGACCTGCTCAGCCACGTGCTGTACGGCCGGGTGGAGAACGTCCGCACCGACGTCAGCGACAGCGACACAACCTCGGCCGCCACCCACCGGATCTTCGAGGTGGTCAGCGAGCCCGACGGCGACCACATCCGGCCGACCTCGCGCACCGTCAGGTGCGAGAGGGAGACGAGCGAGGTGTTCGGCCCCGGCGAGACCTACACGCTGCCGGCCGGGGTGTTTCACGCCAGCCTGATTCCCGGCGACGGCGAGACGGCGACGATCGCGCTCGGCCGGAGCCGGCCGGGCCACAGCGACCTGTCGCTGGGCCCGCCGGACCTGCCCGCCCACCTCATCTCCCGCTACCGTTGCGACGCGCGGGAGACCGCCCGCGTCGCGCTGCACGCCGCCCGGCACCTGGTCTAGGAGGACCGCATGGCCAGTGACACGGATCTGGAGCACGCCCGGCGGATCGCCGTCGACGCCGCGGAGGCGGCCGGGCTGCTGCTCTCCGCGGGGACCTGCGGGATCGTCGAGATCAACTCCAAGGGCGATCACGGCGACGTGGTCACCAACCTGGACCTGGCCGCGGAGAAGCTGCTGCTCGAACGGGTGCTGGCCGCCTTCCCCGATCACGCGGTGATCGCCGAGGAGTCGGGGAAGGCGGGCGAGACGGGATCCGGGTGGACCTGGGTCATCGACCCGCTCGACGGCACCAACAACGTCGCGATCGGCCTGCCGCTGTACGCCGTGGGCCTGGCCCTGTGCCGGGCCGGGCTGCCGGAGCTCGGGGTCGTGCACGAACCGGTGACCGGCAGGACCTGGTCGGCGATACGGGGACGGGGTGCCCTCGGCCCCGGGGGTCCGCTGACCGTCCCGCCCTACCGCCCCACCGCTCACGGTCCCGTGCTCGCCTGGATCCAGGGGTACGGCGTGCGGCGCGGCGACGCCGTGGCGGGGGCGCTGAAGGCGGAGCTGGACGAGCGTGCCCGCCGGGTTCTGAGACTCTGGGCTCCGCTGCTCGCCTGGGTGATGCTCGCCCGGGGGGACATCGACGGGATCATCGGCTACCGGACCGGGATCGTCGACCTGCCCGGCGGCCTGCTCATCGCGCGAGAGGCGGGAGCGCTGGTCACGGCCTACGACGGCACGCCCTTCGACGCCTCGCTGTCGGGCGACGAACACGATTTCGTCGCGAGCAGGCCCGGGCTCCTGCCCGACCTGCTGGAGCTCGTCAGGGAGGGGGTCAGGCGGTGAGCAGCAAGGCCCCCACGGTCGCGCCCACGCCGACCACGGCCAGTCCGGCCCCGGCCAGGACGAACGTCGGTATCGGCACCCGCACCCCGCTCCGGCGGCACCACTCGAACCACAGCAGGATGGCGAGCGAGGCCCACGGGGTGATCACCGATCCGACGTTGGTGCCGATGAGCAGGGCCAGCAGCTGGTCCTGGTTACCCATGGGGATGACCTTCTCCACCGCGGTGTAGGCGGGCAGGTTGTTGATCAGGTTGGCGAGTCCGGCGCCCACGGCCGACGCCCGGTAGGCCCCCTCGGCGCCGTCACCGGTCCCGGCCAGGGCGCTCGTCACCTCCGACAGGCCGTACCGGCTCAGGGTGGGGATCACCAGGAACAGGCCGGTGACGAAGACCAGCAGCTGCCACGGAAACAGCGCGACGGTGAGCTTGGAGCGGTCACGCCAGGCGAAGGCGGCGATCATCAGCATCGCGGCGGCCAGGGCGGCCACCTCGATCGGCAGCTCCAGCAGGATGGCGGCGATGAACAGCAGGCACACCACGGCCGCCGTACGGAACAGCACCGGGTCGGCGATCGGCTCGGGGACCGGCGGGTCGTAGCGGTCGGCGCCGCGCCGGCCGCGCCGCCAGAAGAACACCCACAGGAAGACCATGGTGACCGCGATGGAGACGAGCTGCGGGAACCAGAGCCGCCCGGCGAACTCCTGGACGGACATGTCCAGCCGTTCCATGGCCAGCAGGTTGGTCAGGTTCGAGATCGGCAGAAGCAGGCTGGCGGTGTTGGCCAGCCAGACGGTGGTCATGGCCAGCGGCAGCGCGGCGATCCCGGTCCTGGCCGCCAGGGCGAGCATGACGGGCGTCAGCAGCACCGCCGTCGTGTCCAGGTTCAGGAACATGGTGACCAGCGAGGCGAAGGCCGTGCACAGCAGGAAGAGCGCGACGTAGTTCCCCCGGCCCGCCGCCGCCATCCGGGTCGCGATCACGTCGAAGACCTGAGCCTCCTTGGTCAACTCCGCGAGGATGACCACGGCGCCGAGGAACAGCAGGATGGGCGCGATCCGCTCCATCTGCCCCAGGGCCTCCCCCGCCGGGAGCAGTCCGGTGGCGACGAACAGCAGCCCCAGCCCGAGCAGGCCGATCCGGATTCGGTCCAGAACACTCAATCGCCGCAACACAATCTGACATGATCCACGAGACCGGCTCGGATTGCACGCGCCCTCTTGATCGAAACACTCCAAAACCCCGCAACGGCGGGCGATACTGAACTGCGGGCGCGGTGGCGACGGATGGGGACGCGATGGCTCGGGACGACAGGCCGATCGACATCTTCGTCAGTTACTCCCCCGCCGACGAACGCTGGGCCTCCTGGATCGCGTGGGAGCTGGAGGCCGCCGGATACCGGACGATGATCCAGGCCTGGGACTTCGTCCCGGGCACGCAGTTCATCGAGTTCATGGACCGCGGCGTCAGCGAGGCCGCCCTGGTGGTGGCGGTGCTGTCGCGAAACTACCTCAGGTCGCGCTGGGGGCGGATGGAGTGGCAGGCCGCGCTCCGCGCCGACCCGGAGAACCCCTCCAACAAGCTGGTGACGATCAGGCTGGAAGACTGCCCGCTGGAAGGGCTGCTGTCCACGATCACCTGGGTGGACCTGGTCGGCGTCGCCGATCCCGGCCAGGCGCGTGCGCTGCTGCTCGACCGCATCGCCCAGGCACTGGCGGGCCGGGCCAAACCGCTGGAGCGGCCGTCGTTCCCCAACGGCCCCACGCCCATCCCCGGCCAGGTTCTCTCCGCGTCCTTCCGGCGCGAGACCTCACGGACGCGCCGTACCCCGGTGGCGCCGCCCGCCTATCCGGCCGGGCCGTCGACGCACGCCCCGCGCGAGTCGATCACGCTGCTGCACATCGCGGGTTCCCGATTCGGACGAGGGCTGGCCGAGGAGGGCGAGCCCCTGACGGCCGAGGAGCTTCAGCCGAGGATCTGGGCGGATCTGACCCGGCTGCGAGACGCCGGGCTGCCCCGTCCCGACCTGATGGTGGTGACCGGTGACCTGACCGAGTCGGGCAGCCGCAGGGAGTTCGGCGAGGCCGCGGCCTTCCTGACCGGGCTGCGGGTGCTGCTCGGCCTCGAACCGCAACGCCTGATCGTCGTTCCCGGGCCGAGAGACATCACGAAGGCGGCCAGCCGGGCCTACTTCAGCAACTGCGAAGCCGACGACATCCGCCCCCAACCTCCCTACTGGCCGAAATGGCGGCACTTCACCGGCCTGTTCGAGGAGCTCTACCTGGGACTCGACGGCCCGGAGTTCGACAGCGCCCAGCCCTGGACGCTCTTCTCCGTGCCGGAGCTCAAGGTCGTGCTCGTCGGCCTGAACTCCACCATGGCGATGAGCCATCGCGAGGAGGATCTGTACGGCTTCGTGGGCGAGGCGCAGGCCGCGTGGTTCGCCGAGCGGCTGCGGCCGTTCGAGGAGTCGGGCTGGCTGCGGATCGGCGCGATCGGCCACCCGCCGTCGCCGTCCCGCCTGCGCGACACCTCGACGCTCGAACACCTGCTGGGCGGCCGGCTCAACCTGCTGCTGCACGGGGCGGGCGAGGGGAGCCTGGAGAGCCTGCCCTGCCTGCCCGCACCCGGCCCCGGCCGCCATCAGCTCATCGAGGTGACCGCCACCGGCCTGCGCCGCTGGGACCGCGACGGGGGGGAGATCGCCCCCGCCGAGGAGATCTCGCGCCGCTGGCACGCGACAGGGCTGACCTTCTCGTCGGGAAAGATCGCGCCCGGACTGCCCCCG
It includes:
- a CDS encoding SPFH domain-containing protein — its product is MSNREFSKIKESLASWSEIRQLLRGGESGQLVPVVIPKDRRGFAWVALLFLSLYLVGTAVLADGMLSGLAAIGAVVFLVAALVWMWRRAIIEIEEGTTGVRSRWGAIVGVLPPGRHYLWLPWDRVDAVVDTSTEIPYSAPIVACPTAENVPLKSIEFFLKFRIVDPVAFVRTIGAGNFDLVLSSAVQDAIRQRSRQVNTERAYDLRGSDVGDMQELLTRQLGRYGVRITGANIPDVQLPDQYQQHLATREKVAKELSAFEREWELTRKRRIDTLLMEIERSKKTRDARIVEVRAAANTARKDVARMLEEHETEAQRVRWEIEAKGRAELTSASNEAKGLRHLADSYRDNRAVLEYELARRRLDVGAKLAESAPRPVVVRTSGASGETSALSTLLLAQILPQLGSGNGHVKPVVEPN
- a CDS encoding sporulation protein: MVFRKLMAAFGAGVEVDTVLQNSNVRPGEVLRGQVNFRGGGSDYKVEGIFIDFTAVVEVESGDNEYKSTYSFLRQQVSGPFQLASGAPQSTPFEIPVPWETPISAIGGHPLRGMQLGVATELALAGALDKGDRDPLFVNPLPAQDHVLGALDNMGFRFKKADLERGTLHGSQMPFFQEIEYYAGREYTRHFNELELTFIAGPHALDVILEADKRGGFMSSSHDSYNRFTVRYNDHPGQVEQSLRAGLQAMAQKRGWF
- a CDS encoding inositol monophosphatase family protein; this encodes MASDTDLEHARRIAVDAAEAAGLLLSAGTCGIVEINSKGDHGDVVTNLDLAAEKLLLERVLAAFPDHAVIAEESGKAGETGSGWTWVIDPLDGTNNVAIGLPLYAVGLALCRAGLPELGVVHEPVTGRTWSAIRGRGALGPGGPLTVPPYRPTAHGPVLAWIQGYGVRRGDAVAGALKAELDERARRVLRLWAPLLAWVMLARGDIDGIIGYRTGIVDLPGGLLIAREAGALVTAYDGTPFDASLSGDEHDFVASRPGLLPDLLELVREGVRR
- a CDS encoding SLC13 family permease — protein: MSVLDRIRIGLLGLGLLFVATGLLPAGEALGQMERIAPILLFLGAVVILAELTKEAQVFDVIATRMAAAGRGNYVALFLLCTAFASLVTMFLNLDTTAVLLTPVMLALAARTGIAALPLAMTTVWLANTASLLLPISNLTNLLAMERLDMSVQEFAGRLWFPQLVSIAVTMVFLWVFFWRRGRRGADRYDPPVPEPIADPVLFRTAAVVCLLFIAAILLELPIEVAALAAAMLMIAAFAWRDRSKLTVALFPWQLLVFVTGLFLVIPTLSRYGLSEVTSALAGTGDGAEGAYRASAVGAGLANLINNLPAYTAVEKVIPMGNQDQLLALLIGTNVGSVITPWASLAILLWFEWCRRSGVRVPIPTFVLAGAGLAVVGVGATVGALLLTA